The nucleotide window CCCCGAAGAGGTCGCTCGCGGCCTGCAGGGTGGCGACCCTGGCGCCCGCGTAGTTGGTCGACGAGGTCATGTACGTCGACAGCGCGCGGTACCAGATGTCGGCCGCGTTCTCGATGCCGATGCCCGTCACCGCCACGCCGTCGACGGTCGGGCTGTCGTAGTCGACCCCGTTGAGGGTCTTCGCCCCGCTGCCCTCGGCCAGCAGGTAGAAGAAGTGGTTCGCCGGCCCGGAGGAGTAGTGGACGTCGATGCCGCCCAGGGAGGCGTCCCAGTAGTCGCGGGACCGGCTGTCCTTGGAGGGCTTGTCCATGTAGCGCAGCGGCGTGCCGTTGCCGTTGATGTCGATCTTCTCGCCGACCAGGTAGTCGGGGACGTCCGCCGTCAGGTCGGCGTTGAACTCCACGGCCGCGGCGAAGATGTCCGAGGTCGCCTCGTTGAGGCCGCCCGACTCTCCCGAGTACGTCAGGTTGGCGGTGGCGGCCGTGACGCCGTGGCTCATCTCGTGGGCCGCCACGTCCAGCGACGTCAGCGGCGCCGCGTTGCCCGCGCCGTCGCCGTACGTCATGCAGAAGCAGGAGTCCTGCCAGAAGGCGTTGACGTAGTTGTTGCCGTAGTGGGCGCGGCTGTAGGCGGCCACGCCGTCGTTGCGGATGCCGTTGCGGCCGTGGACGTCCTTGTAGTAGTCCCAGGTCGCCGCCGCGCCGAAGGCGACGTCCACGCCGGCGGTCTGCCGGTTGCCCGGTGTGCCGTCGCCCCAGACATCGTTGTCATCGCTGAAGAGTGTGCCCGTGCCGGACGTCCCCTGGTTCAGGTCGTACGTGCGCTGCCCGGCGCGGTCGCCGTCGACGAGCTGGTACGACGAACCGGACGGCGTGCTGCCCACGGAGACCGTGCCGTTGTACTGGCCCGTGCCCGTACCGGTGTGCACGCCCTCGTACCGGCTGGCGACCTTTCCGGTGCTCGCGTCGGTGACGACGTGCAGCTCGCTGGGTGTGCCGTCCTCCTGGACCCCCTCGACGACGGACTCCCAGGCCAGCACCGGCTTGCCCGCGGCGGCCCAGACGACCAGCCGGGGCTTGCCCTCGACCTCCGACTTCTCCACGTCGGCCGCCTTGCCGAGCGCCAGCGCCTTGTCGGCGGCGCGGGTCGCGGAGATCTTCGGCGTGGTGGTCGGCACCGTGATGGTGGCGCGGGTGCCCTTGGTGGTGGTGCTGGTGCCGTTCTTCTTCTGGTGCACCACGAGGTCGCCGCCGAGGACCGGAAGCCCTGCGTAGGTGCGCTCGTACCGGGTGTGCGTCGTGCCGTCGGCGTCCTTGACGACGTCCTTGACGAGCAGTTTCTCCTTGGCGCCGAGGCGCAGGGCCTTCGCGGCGTCACCGGACCCGGCGGTCGCGCTCTTGATGAGCGCGGTGCGCGCGGCGGGAGACAGGGCGGGCTGGGCGGCGCCGGCCCGCGGGGCGGCCACGATCTTCGAGGAGCCGGGATCGGCGGGCGCGGCGGAGGCGGGTCCGCCCTGGACTCCGAGGGCGAGCAGCGAGCTCGCGGTCGTGAGGGCCAGGGCTGCGGCGCGTCTGCGACGGCGGGCGGAGCTTTGGTGCCGGGACAATGTCTTCTCCTCCAGCGACGGCCGGCTCCTGGTGGGGGCCGGCGGTGAGCGGGCCGACCGGGTGGGGCCGGACCGCGACAGGGGGGTGGGGCGGGAGAGAGCGCAGCACGAGGTGGCACACGAAAGGCGCCGGAGAACTCGGCGGCGCGTGAGACGTGGGAGTGCGGGGGATGTGTGAGTGGGGGGTGTGGTGGCGTGAATGAAGGGTGAACGTTCGACAGCAGAGTGACACCAGGCACACAGGCTTGTCATGGATGTGACAATACAAAGGCTTGAATTGACCATTGCTTGCTGCGGGTTCCGCGTGATCGCCACATGTTTTCGGCCGCTCGCCCATGAACGCGGATTCCCGGAAGCGAGCCGTGGCGGCCGCCCCACGGTGTCAAGCCTCGGGAGAAGACCACTCCTCGAAGAAGGCCCCGTGGACGAGGCGGAGTCCAGGAGTTGCTGCGCGCCGTCGGTCGACCGGGGCGCGTCCGGACCGTCCCCGGGGCCGACCGTCCGTCCGCCTGCTCCTCGGACGACAGTGCCGACGGCGGTGCGACCAGGATCCGTTTCGGCTACATCGCCGACTACAACGGCGCCGGCCGTCGCCGACGACCAGGGCCTGTGGAGGAAACACGGCCTGCCGGCCTCGTACAAGACGTTCGTCGACGGGCCCATCCAGATCCAGGCGCTCGGCTGGGTACGGGGTCCGGCCGCCGGTGCCGCGACCGGTGACGGTGTGCTGTCCTGGCCCATCCGGAACGCCGAACCGCACCTCGGCACCAACATCGCGTCGGTCCTCACCCGGCCCTCGTCGGCCGGTGACCTCACCGTGGAGACCGGGCTCGGCCTGGCCAACGGTCCGGCCGACCAGCAGGCCGGGCTGGTGCTGTACGGCGGCGACGACCCCGCCGGCCGCCGTGGCGTACGGTCCGATGTCCGGCGGACCGCCCGCCGGGAAACTCCGGATGCGGCCGGCGCACCACGCCGACGAGGCGGGCGGGGAGCACGCGGTGCGGGCCGCCACCAGCACGGACGGCGTGCACTGGACGTGGACCGGCGTGTGGACTTTGCCGAGGGAACAGGCGCTGCGGATCGGCCTGGTGTCGCTCGACACCGCCGGGGCGACGGCCCGCTTCCACTGCGTACGCACGTACGGCGGTCGAAGCAGTGGCTGATCCGGCGGCCGGCCCGATGGCTCCGTCAGGCCGGCGTCCCGGCGGCGGCCCGGTCCGTCCGGACCGCCCGGTCGACGACCCGGCGACGGCGGGTCGGCACGCCGAGGGTCGGATTCGCGACACCCCAGACCGCGCCCTTGCAGACCAGTTCCTTGTAGAACGCGGCGAGCCGGCCGGTCAGCGCCGCGTCGACGGCCCGGTCGTCCGCGGTGACGTACTGGATCAGGCCCTCGGAACGGCCCAGCGAGATGCACTGGTTGAAGTAGCGGATCGTCCCGGTCGGGAGCTTCCCGCCCGTCAGCCGGGCCGCGACGACATCGGCGGCGCGCCAGGCGGCAGGGGTGCCCGAGGCGCACGACATCCGCAGCGGCTTGTCGCCGGGACCCATCGCCAGGGCGGCGTCGCCGACGACGTACACGTCCGGGTGCGAGACCGAGCG belongs to Streptomyces sp. V3I8 and includes:
- a CDS encoding M4 family metallopeptidase, which codes for MSRHQSSARRRRRAAALALTTASSLLALGVQGGPASAAPADPGSSKIVAAPRAGAAQPALSPAARTALIKSATAGSGDAAKALRLGAKEKLLVKDVVKDADGTTHTRYERTYAGLPVLGGDLVVHQKKNGTSTTTKGTRATITVPTTTPKISATRAADKALALGKAADVEKSEVEGKPRLVVWAAAGKPVLAWESVVEGVQEDGTPSELHVVTDASTGKVASRYEGVHTGTGTGQYNGTVSVGSTPSGSSYQLVDGDRAGQRTYDLNQGTSGTGTLFSDDNDVWGDGTPGNRQTAGVDVAFGAAATWDYYKDVHGRNGIRNDGVAAYSRAHYGNNYVNAFWQDSCFCMTYGDGAGNAAPLTSLDVAAHEMSHGVTAATANLTYSGESGGLNEATSDIFAAAVEFNADLTADVPDYLVGEKIDINGNGTPLRYMDKPSKDSRSRDYWDASLGGIDVHYSSGPANHFFYLLAEGSGAKTLNGVDYDSPTVDGVAVTGIGIENAADIWYRALSTYMTSSTNYAGARVATLQAASDLFGAYSDTYLAVAAAWAGIDVGDRIAVGTNVAPIADQTSGVGQEVSLQIEAYTTNSDAALTYEATGLPDGLTLSDSGLISGIPTTTGTSEVTVKVTDGTGSSVSETFEWRVAFIYANSTRVDIPDNGAAVESPVTITGRPGNASATTEVYVDIVHTYRGDLTVDLVGPDGTVYSLLNRSGGSADNVNQTFTVNASAQPVDGTWKLRVRDVAAIDVGYIQQWRITP